A portion of the Oxynema aestuarii AP17 genome contains these proteins:
- a CDS encoding pentapeptide repeat-containing protein, which yields MKLSAILTLFLIFNLFFCQGCIASDLEIPIASSRLDPQDCPGCDFSEANLSGRDLQGANLENANLTQANLKETNLQSANLKGAMLENANLTKANLTDAQLQGAKLNRANLSETILIKAQLQGANLNDANLSSARLNNAKLISAQLVNAKLTGAKLTGTNLNGANLCSAIMPNGARSTQSCP from the coding sequence ATGAAACTCTCTGCAATTTTAACCCTTTTCCTCATTTTTAACTTATTCTTTTGCCAAGGATGTATCGCCTCCGACCTCGAAATCCCGATCGCCTCCAGTCGGCTCGACCCTCAAGATTGCCCGGGGTGCGATTTCAGCGAAGCCAATTTAAGTGGCAGGGATTTGCAAGGGGCGAATTTAGAAAATGCCAATCTGACTCAAGCAAATTTGAAAGAAACCAATTTACAATCGGCCAATTTAAAAGGTGCGATGTTGGAAAATGCCAATTTAACAAAAGCGAATTTAACCGACGCTCAACTACAAGGTGCGAAATTAAATCGCGCCAATTTAAGTGAAACAATTTTAATCAAAGCCCAATTGCAAGGAGCCAATCTCAACGATGCCAATCTCAGTTCGGCTCGCTTGAATAATGCAAAATTAATCAGCGCCCAACTGGTTAATGCCAAGTTAACGGGCGCTAAATTAACGGGAACCAATCTCAACGGTGCAAATCTATGTTCGGCGATTATGCCGAATGGGGCGAGGTCAACCCAAAGTTGCCCGTAA
- the uvrB gene encoding excinuclease ABC subunit UvrB, translated as MAEFKLQSPFKPTGDQPKAIAQLTKGLQRGQPFQTLLGATGTGKTFTIAATIEKIGKPTLVLAHNKTLAAQLCNELRQFFPENAVEYFISYYDYYQPEAYIAVTDTYIEKSASINDEIDMLRHSATRSLFERQDVIVVASISCIYGLGIPSEYLKAAIPLKLGEEVNQRQLLRDLATIQYTRNDIELGRGRFRVRGDVLEIGPAYEDRIIRVEFFGDEIDAIRYLDPVSGEILQSVRALNIYPARHFVTPEDRLEEACEEIAGELERQLAELEKAGKLLEAQRLEQRTRYDLEMLREVGYCNGVENYSRHLAGRQAGEPPECLIDYFPEDWLLIVDESHVTVPQVRGMYNGDRSRKQVLIDHGFRLPSAADNRPLKAQEFWQKVNRCIFVSATPGDWEIEQSQGQIVEQIIRPTGVLDPEIFVRPTEGQVDDLLGEIQERANRDERVLVTTLTKRMAEDLTEYFQERGIRVQYLHSDIDSIARIEILQGLQQGEFDVLIGVNLLREGLDLPQVSLVAILDADKEGFLRTERSLIQTIGRAARHVRGQAIMYADNLTESMQKAIAETERRRQIQQEYNYNHGITPQPIVKTGINSILAFLDVSRRLHKDGIAAIAKIDFPEDLPLEEIPNLVNELETQMKEAAQNLEFEEAAKLRDRIKHLREKMLGH; from the coding sequence ATGGCAGAATTTAAGCTTCAATCCCCCTTCAAACCCACTGGAGATCAACCCAAGGCGATCGCCCAACTCACCAAAGGACTCCAACGAGGACAACCCTTCCAAACCTTACTCGGCGCGACGGGAACGGGCAAAACATTTACGATCGCCGCGACCATCGAAAAAATCGGCAAACCTACCCTAGTACTCGCCCACAACAAAACCCTCGCCGCGCAATTATGCAACGAATTGCGGCAATTCTTCCCAGAAAATGCCGTCGAATATTTCATCAGTTATTACGATTACTATCAACCGGAAGCTTATATCGCCGTTACCGATACCTACATCGAAAAAAGTGCCTCGATTAACGACGAAATCGATATGTTGCGACATTCCGCGACGCGATCGCTATTCGAGCGCCAAGATGTTATTGTCGTTGCTTCAATTAGCTGCATCTACGGTTTAGGAATACCTTCCGAATACCTAAAAGCTGCGATTCCGCTCAAACTGGGCGAAGAGGTCAACCAACGCCAACTCTTGCGCGATTTAGCGACGATTCAATATACCCGCAACGATATCGAACTCGGACGAGGACGCTTTCGGGTTCGCGGCGACGTTCTCGAAATCGGTCCGGCGTATGAAGACCGCATCATCCGGGTCGAATTTTTCGGCGACGAAATCGACGCAATTCGCTATCTCGACCCGGTGAGCGGGGAAATTTTGCAAAGTGTTCGGGCTTTAAATATCTACCCCGCCCGTCACTTTGTGACCCCAGAAGATCGATTAGAAGAAGCTTGTGAGGAGATCGCGGGAGAACTCGAACGGCAACTCGCCGAACTGGAAAAAGCCGGAAAACTCCTCGAAGCGCAACGTCTGGAACAACGCACCCGCTACGATTTGGAAATGTTGCGCGAAGTCGGGTATTGCAACGGCGTCGAAAACTATTCGCGCCACCTCGCCGGACGCCAAGCGGGGGAACCGCCGGAATGCTTGATCGACTATTTCCCGGAAGATTGGTTGCTGATCGTGGATGAGTCTCACGTCACCGTGCCGCAAGTCCGGGGAATGTATAACGGCGATCGATCGCGCAAACAGGTTTTGATCGATCACGGTTTTCGGTTGCCGAGTGCGGCGGACAATCGCCCGTTAAAAGCACAGGAATTTTGGCAAAAAGTCAATCGCTGTATTTTCGTTTCGGCGACGCCGGGAGACTGGGAAATCGAGCAGTCGCAAGGTCAAATTGTCGAACAAATTATCCGTCCGACCGGGGTACTCGACCCGGAAATTTTCGTGCGTCCGACCGAGGGACAAGTTGACGATTTACTCGGCGAAATTCAAGAGCGCGCCAACCGTGACGAACGGGTTTTAGTCACGACGTTAACGAAGCGAATGGCGGAAGATTTGACGGAATATTTCCAAGAACGGGGGATCCGGGTGCAATATTTACATTCCGATATTGATTCGATCGCCCGGATCGAAATTTTACAAGGACTGCAACAAGGCGAGTTCGACGTTCTCATCGGTGTCAATTTATTGCGCGAGGGTTTAGATTTACCGCAAGTGTCGTTAGTGGCGATTTTAGATGCAGATAAAGAAGGCTTTTTACGCACGGAGCGATCGCTCATTCAAACCATCGGACGGGCGGCGCGTCACGTGCGCGGTCAGGCGATTATGTATGCGGATAATTTAACGGAAAGTATGCAAAAGGCGATCGCGGAAACCGAACGCCGCCGTCAAATTCAGCAAGAGTATAACTACAACCACGGCATCACGCCGCAACCAATTGTCAAGACGGGAATTAATTCAATTTTGGCTTTTTTAGATGTATCTCGTCGTTTGCATAAAGACGGGATCGCGGCGATCGCCAAAATAGACTTTCCCGAAGATTTACCGTTAGAAGAAATTCCCAATTTAGTCAATGAATTAGAAACTCAAATGAAGGAAGCCGCGCAAAACTTAGAGTTTGAAGAAGCAGCGAAATTGCGCGATCGCATCAAGCATCTGCGCGAAAAAATGCTGGGACATTAA
- a CDS encoding RNA-guided endonuclease InsQ/TnpB family protein has translation MFKAYKYRIYPTPEQQATLAKSFGCCRWYWNYALNLCQETYRATGKGLSRGYLQGLLPALKKEYPWLKKDVYSQCLQVVALNLSTAYRNFFEKRAKLPRFKSKQGRQSISYPQNVKFEGSYIKLPKVGLVRCRQHRSFEGKIKTVTLSKNPDGKYYVSVLVEGREEPPFPSTKGKAIGIDLGLTDFAITSEGSKYNNPKYFDKHARNLKRKQQKHARKRKGSNNHNKSRVKVAKIHAKISRCREDFLHKLSRKIVNENQVIVVESPLTPLNKGGTKGGIGMVRDRKLAKAISDVGWGMFCTMLKYKAELEGKVYLEVDRFFPSSKTCHVCLNQIQSLSLDARSWTCEHCQTRHDRDINAAINLKNEGLRILELGTSSTALRGDVRRGGRTSVLSSAVPSEEGSRYCNL, from the coding sequence ATGTTCAAGGCGTACAAATACCGCATCTATCCAACCCCCGAGCAACAAGCGACTTTAGCCAAGAGCTTTGGTTGCTGTCGTTGGTATTGGAACTATGCGTTAAATTTGTGCCAAGAGACTTATCGAGCGACCGGAAAAGGCTTGTCAAGGGGTTATCTTCAGGGATTATTACCTGCCCTCAAAAAGGAATACCCTTGGCTCAAAAAAGATGTCTATTCCCAATGCTTGCAAGTCGTGGCGTTGAACTTATCGACCGCTTATCGAAACTTCTTTGAGAAACGGGCAAAATTACCCCGATTCAAATCCAAGCAGGGAAGGCAATCTATCAGTTATCCTCAAAATGTTAAGTTTGAGGGAAGTTACATCAAACTGCCTAAAGTTGGGTTAGTGCGTTGTCGTCAGCATCGAAGTTTTGAGGGAAAAATCAAAACTGTAACCCTCTCCAAAAATCCAGATGGTAAATATTATGTTTCAGTTTTGGTGGAGGGTAGAGAAGAACCTCCCTTTCCCTCAACTAAAGGAAAAGCAATTGGCATTGATTTAGGGCTGACCGATTTTGCGATTACCAGTGAGGGGTCGAAATACAATAATCCCAAGTATTTTGATAAACACGCGCGAAACCTAAAAAGAAAACAGCAAAAACACGCTCGAAAAAGGAAAGGCAGCAACAACCACAATAAATCGCGGGTAAAAGTTGCTAAGATTCACGCCAAAATAAGTCGCTGTCGTGAAGATTTTCTCCACAAGCTATCCCGTAAGATAGTGAACGAAAACCAAGTGATTGTGGTCGAATCCCCCCTAACCCCCCTTAATAAGGGGGGAACTAAAGGGGGGATAGGCATGGTTCGCGATCGCAAACTCGCCAAAGCGATTAGTGATGTCGGTTGGGGAATGTTTTGTACGATGTTAAAGTACAAGGCTGAATTAGAAGGAAAAGTTTATCTAGAAGTCGATCGATTTTTTCCTTCCTCTAAAACCTGCCATGTATGCCTCAATCAAATCCAAAGTCTGTCTCTTGATGCGAGAAGCTGGACTTGCGAACATTGCCAAACTCGTCATGACAGGGATATCAATGCCGCCATTAATCTCAAAAATGAAGGCTTACGGATATTAGAGTTAGGGACTAGCTCTACTGCCCTTAGAGGGGATGTAAGACGAGGTGGTAGAACTTCAGTTCTATCTAGCGCAGTCCCCAGTGAAGAGGGAAGCCGCTATTGTAATCTTTGA
- a CDS encoding dienelactone hydrolase family protein has protein sequence MPHPLDWPDREFEVAVNLGTVELTGTLGLPPQVRGVVLFAHGSGSSRHSPRNRYVARMLQSAGFATLLIDLLTAEEEAIDDRTRHQLRFDIPRLARRLVGATDWLIQCPATRSLAIGYFGASTGSAAALVAAVERGDRVSAIVSRGGRPDLALGVLPQVRSPTLLIVGGRDFPVLGINEDALSQLSVPKQLAIVPGATHLFEEPGALAEVARLACQWFGNYLAPARSPVGGKGAIEHG, from the coding sequence ATGCCCCACCCCCTCGATTGGCCCGATCGCGAATTTGAAGTCGCCGTGAACCTGGGAACGGTCGAACTCACCGGAACCCTCGGATTGCCGCCCCAGGTTCGGGGGGTGGTGTTGTTCGCGCACGGGAGTGGGAGCAGTCGCCACAGCCCGCGCAATCGCTACGTCGCCCGGATGCTGCAATCGGCGGGGTTCGCCACCTTACTCATCGACCTGCTTACCGCCGAAGAAGAGGCGATCGACGATCGCACCCGGCATCAATTGCGCTTTGACATTCCGCGCTTGGCGCGGCGTTTGGTCGGGGCGACGGATTGGTTGATACAATGTCCGGCCACCCGATCGCTGGCGATCGGGTATTTCGGAGCCAGTACCGGATCGGCAGCCGCCTTAGTCGCCGCCGTGGAACGGGGCGATCGCGTCAGTGCGATTGTTTCCCGTGGGGGGCGTCCCGATTTAGCCCTGGGGGTATTACCGCAAGTGCGATCGCCCACCTTGTTGATTGTCGGCGGTCGCGATTTTCCCGTTCTCGGCATCAACGAAGATGCTTTAAGCCAATTGAGCGTGCCGAAACAGCTCGCGATCGTCCCCGGGGCAACTCACTTATTTGAAGAACCCGGAGCCTTAGCCGAAGTGGCTCGATTGGCCTGTCAGTGGTTTGGCAACTATCTCGCCCCCGCCCGTTCCCCGGTCGGCGGCAAAGGAGCGATCGAACATGGCTGA
- a CDS encoding hydantoinase B/oxoprolinase family protein, with protein sequence MTSTLPQEKRWEFWIDRGGTFTDIVARRPDGETVVCKLLSENPDRYSDAPVAGIRQLLGIADSEAIPTEAIAAIKMGTTVATNALLERKGDRTVFVVTRGFRDVLRIGYQNRPDIFAREIVLPEMLYERVVEVEERYSAGGEELQPVNEAPLVAALQDAYESGIRACAIALMHGYRYPQHERQIAAIAREIGFTQISVSHEVSPLMKLVSRGDTTVVDAYLSPILRRYIDRVATQLDPGGRIENRLMFMQSNGGLTDARQFQGKDSILSGPAGGIVGAVQTSKMAGFEQIVTFDMGGTSTDVAHYNGEYEREFETEIAGVRLRTPMMSIHTVAAGGGSILIFDGSRYRVGPESAGANPGPACYRNGGPLTVTDANVMLGKIQPDFFPHVFGPDGNLPLDVEVVRHKFADMAREIHEQTGDDRTPEQVAEGFLAIAVENMANAIKKISLQRGYDLSNYTLCCFGGAGGQHACKIAETLGVDRIFIHPFAGVLSAYGMGLADVRAIAQQAIEAPLTAEGMAQLYDVVRKLEEKAKSEIDSGDRAIAVQCKVRLKYRGTDSTLTVDFADDPAVMKGEFETAHQQRYGFVQSDKPLVVEAIAVEAIDRMAIPEEKAIDRRSSEVPEPKARVRMYVGDRYCNTPVFDRADLQPGDRLFGPAIVIEETGTNIIDRGWEAYTSDRNHLILNRLKVDDPAIAQSTEINHAQPDPVRLEIFNNLFRAIAEQMGIALQNTSSSVNIKERLDFSCALFDAEGELVANAPHIPVHLGSMSESVRALIQARGDRLKPGEVYISNNPYNGGTHLPDITTITPVFEGHEILFYVASRGHHADIGGITPGSMPPSSKTVEEEGILFDNFQLVKAGKFQETELLQKLNFGAYPARNCTQNIADLQAQIAANERGVQELRKTIDQFGLETVRAYMKHVQNNAEESVRRVIQVLKDGNFCYQMDGGGQIQVKITIDRDRRSATIDFSGTSNQLNSNFNAPEAVCKAAVLYVFRTLVDDNIPLNAGCLKPLQVIIPEGCLLNPRYPAAVVAGNVETSQAIVDALYGALGVMAGSQGTMNNFTFGSDRYQYYETICGGSGAGPGYHGTDAVHTHMTNSRLTDPEVLEWRFPVLLEQFAIRPDSGGNGQYRGGNGAIRRLRFLEPMTAAILSSHRAIAPFGLQGGGDGALGKNSVERTDGTVEVLGSTDVAQMNPGDVFIIETPGGGGFGAIAPPSV encoded by the coding sequence ATGACTTCTACATTACCCCAGGAAAAGCGCTGGGAATTTTGGATCGATCGCGGCGGAACCTTTACCGATATCGTCGCCCGGCGCCCGGACGGAGAAACCGTCGTCTGCAAGCTGCTTTCCGAAAATCCGGACCGCTACAGCGACGCCCCGGTCGCCGGAATCCGCCAACTGCTCGGAATTGCCGACAGCGAAGCGATTCCCACCGAGGCGATCGCCGCGATTAAAATGGGAACCACCGTCGCTACAAACGCCCTGCTCGAACGCAAAGGCGATCGCACCGTCTTTGTCGTCACCCGAGGCTTTCGCGACGTCTTGCGAATCGGCTATCAAAACCGCCCGGACATCTTCGCCCGGGAGATCGTCTTACCGGAAATGCTTTACGAACGGGTCGTCGAAGTCGAAGAACGCTACAGCGCCGGAGGCGAGGAACTCCAACCCGTCAACGAAGCGCCCTTAGTCGCCGCCTTGCAAGACGCCTACGAGAGCGGGATTCGGGCCTGCGCGATCGCCCTGATGCACGGCTACCGCTACCCCCAACACGAACGCCAAATCGCGGCGATCGCCCGCGAGATCGGCTTTACCCAGATCTCCGTATCTCACGAAGTTAGCCCGCTCATGAAGCTCGTCAGTCGCGGCGATACCACCGTCGTCGATGCCTATCTTTCCCCCATTTTGCGGCGTTACATCGATCGCGTCGCCACCCAGCTAGACCCCGGCGGGCGCATCGAAAACCGCCTGATGTTCATGCAATCCAACGGCGGTTTGACCGACGCCCGCCAATTTCAAGGCAAAGACAGCATCCTTTCCGGCCCCGCCGGGGGCATCGTCGGCGCGGTGCAAACGAGCAAAATGGCCGGATTCGAGCAGATCGTCACCTTCGATATGGGCGGAACCTCCACCGACGTCGCCCATTACAACGGCGAGTACGAACGGGAATTTGAAACCGAAATCGCCGGAGTGCGCCTGCGAACGCCGATGATGTCGATTCACACCGTCGCGGCGGGGGGCGGTTCGATCTTGATCTTCGACGGATCCCGTTACCGAGTCGGTCCCGAGTCGGCGGGGGCGAATCCCGGTCCGGCGTGTTACCGCAACGGCGGCCCGTTGACGGTCACCGACGCCAACGTGATGTTAGGTAAAATTCAGCCCGACTTTTTCCCTCACGTGTTCGGTCCCGACGGCAATTTACCCCTCGATGTGGAGGTGGTTCGGCACAAGTTTGCCGACATGGCCCGGGAAATTCACGAGCAAACGGGAGACGATCGCACCCCGGAACAAGTCGCCGAGGGGTTTTTGGCGATCGCGGTCGAAAATATGGCCAACGCGATTAAAAAGATTTCCCTCCAGCGCGGCTACGACCTCTCGAACTATACTTTGTGTTGTTTTGGCGGGGCGGGCGGCCAACATGCCTGCAAAATTGCCGAAACCTTGGGGGTCGATCGCATTTTCATCCATCCCTTTGCGGGGGTGCTTTCCGCTTACGGCATGGGATTGGCGGACGTGCGCGCGATCGCGCAACAGGCGATCGAAGCGCCGTTAACTGCAGAGGGCATGGCTCAATTATACGATGTTGTCCGGAAGTTAGAAGAGAAGGCCAAAAGCGAGATCGATTCCGGCGATCGCGCGATCGCCGTGCAGTGCAAAGTCCGGTTAAAATATCGCGGCACCGATTCGACCTTAACCGTTGATTTTGCCGACGATCCGGCAGTGATGAAAGGTGAGTTTGAAACCGCCCACCAGCAGCGTTACGGCTTCGTGCAAAGCGATAAACCTTTAGTCGTCGAGGCGATCGCCGTCGAAGCGATCGATCGCATGGCGATTCCCGAAGAAAAGGCGATCGATCGCCGCAGTTCGGAAGTTCCCGAACCCAAAGCCAGAGTGAGAATGTACGTGGGCGATCGCTACTGCAACACCCCGGTGTTCGATCGCGCCGACTTGCAACCGGGCGATCGCCTCTTCGGTCCGGCGATCGTTATCGAAGAAACGGGCACCAATATTATCGATCGCGGTTGGGAAGCGTACACGAGCGATCGCAATCATTTAATTCTCAATCGCCTCAAAGTAGACGACCCCGCGATCGCGCAATCCACAGAAATAAACCATGCTCAACCCGATCCGGTACGCTTGGAAATCTTCAACAATCTTTTCCGGGCGATCGCCGAACAAATGGGAATCGCCCTCCAAAATACCTCATCTTCAGTTAATATCAAAGAACGGCTCGATTTCTCCTGCGCTTTATTCGATGCCGAGGGCGAACTCGTCGCCAACGCCCCTCATATTCCCGTTCATTTAGGCTCGATGAGCGAAAGCGTGCGTGCCTTAATTCAAGCTCGCGGCGATCGCTTAAAACCCGGAGAAGTTTATATCTCCAACAACCCCTACAACGGCGGGACGCACTTACCGGATATTACCACGATTACCCCCGTCTTTGAAGGTCACGAAATCTTATTTTATGTCGCCTCGCGCGGCCACCACGCCGACATCGGCGGCATTACCCCCGGTTCGATGCCACCCAGCAGCAAGACCGTAGAAGAAGAAGGGATTTTATTCGATAATTTCCAACTGGTCAAAGCTGGAAAGTTTCAAGAAACCGAGTTATTACAAAAACTCAATTTCGGCGCCTATCCCGCCCGCAACTGTACCCAAAATATCGCCGATTTGCAAGCTCAAATTGCGGCGAACGAACGGGGAGTGCAAGAATTGAGAAAAACGATCGACCAATTTGGTTTGGAAACTGTGCGTGCTTATATGAAACACGTACAAAATAATGCCGAAGAATCGGTCAGGCGCGTCATTCAAGTGTTAAAAGATGGCAATTTTTGCTATCAGATGGACGGCGGCGGCCAAATTCAAGTTAAAATTACGATCGATCGCGATCGCCGCAGCGCCACCATCGACTTTAGCGGCACCTCCAACCAACTCAACAGCAATTTTAACGCCCCGGAAGCGGTTTGTAAGGCGGCGGTGCTTTACGTATTTCGCACGTTGGTAGACGACAATATTCCTTTGAATGCGGGATGTTTGAAACCGCTACAAGTGATAATTCCCGAAGGATGTTTGCTCAATCCGCGCTATCCGGCGGCAGTCGTGGCGGGGAATGTAGAGACTTCCCAGGCGATCGTCGATGCCTTATACGGCGCCCTCGGCGTCATGGCCGGATCTCAGGGAACAATGAATAATTTTACCTTCGGCAGCGATCGCTATCAATATTACGAAACGATTTGCGGCGGTTCCGGCGCCGGACCCGGTTACCACGGAACCGATGCCGTTCACACTCACATGACCAATTCGCGTCTCACGGACCCGGAGGTATTGGAATGGCGGTTCCCGGTGTTACTCGAACAGTTTGCTATCCGCCCGGATAGTGGCGGAAATGGACAATATCGGGGCGGAAATGGCGCGATCCGGCGCTTGCGCTTCCTCGAACCCATGACGGCGGCGATTTTGTCGAGTCATCGCGCGATCGCGCCATTTGGCTTACAAGGCGGCGGCGACGGCGCCCTCGGTAAAAATAGCGTCGAACGGACGGACGGTACGGTAGAAGTTTTAGGATCTACCGATGTCGCCCAAATGAATCCCGGCGATGTTTTTATCATTGAAACCCCAGGCGGTGGCGGGTTTGGGGCGATCGCACCTCCCTCTGTATAG
- a CDS encoding phosphoribosyltransferase, which translates to MHFKDRTQAGQLLAQRLRPYARRPDAVVLALPRGGVPVAYEVARALELPLDLCLVRKLGVPGHCELAMGAIAPGGVKTVDWDLVRSLNISDEAIARVEAREQRELQRRERLYRGDRPGLNLGDRTVILIDDGIATGSTLRAAIGAIREQQPRAIVVAVPVAPPQTCTDLQQDVDRVLCLLCPQHLYSISAWYEDFSQTSDEEVCQLLAKANKLGIKT; encoded by the coding sequence ATGCACTTTAAAGATCGAACCCAGGCGGGTCAGTTGCTGGCGCAACGACTGCGCCCCTATGCTCGCCGACCCGATGCGGTGGTTTTAGCCCTACCCCGTGGGGGCGTTCCCGTCGCTTACGAAGTGGCCCGGGCGCTGGAATTGCCCTTAGATTTATGTTTGGTGCGTAAATTGGGGGTGCCGGGTCACTGCGAACTGGCGATGGGGGCGATCGCCCCGGGAGGAGTGAAGACCGTAGACTGGGATCTGGTTCGTTCCCTCAATATCTCTGACGAAGCGATCGCCCGAGTAGAAGCACGGGAACAACGGGAATTACAACGGCGCGAACGGCTCTATCGCGGCGATCGCCCCGGATTGAACTTGGGCGATCGCACTGTTATTTTAATCGACGACGGCATCGCCACGGGTTCGACCCTGCGCGCGGCGATCGGGGCCATCCGCGAACAGCAACCCCGGGCGATCGTCGTGGCGGTTCCCGTCGCCCCCCCGCAAACCTGCACCGACTTGCAGCAAGACGTCGATCGCGTCCTTTGTTTGCTTTGTCCCCAACACCTTTATTCGATTAGCGCCTGGTACGAAGATTTTTCGCAAACCAGCGATGAAGAGGTCTGTCAGCTACTAGCAAAAGCCAATAAGTTAGGGATAAAAACCTAA
- a CDS encoding CsbD family protein: MSIEKRVEATAKNLEGKAQEALGELTGDPQAKAEGEAKQVEAQKEHTVENMKEELAEKQQQLNSTGDRR, encoded by the coding sequence ATGAGTATTGAGAAACGAGTAGAAGCCACGGCCAAAAACCTCGAAGGGAAAGCTCAAGAGGCTCTCGGCGAGTTGACGGGCGACCCCCAAGCGAAAGCGGAAGGGGAAGCGAAGCAAGTCGAAGCCCAGAAAGAGCATACCGTAGAAAATATGAAAGAAGAATTGGCTGAGAAACAACAGCAACTGAATTCGACGGGCGATCGCCGTTAA
- a CDS encoding radical SAM protein, whose amino-acid sequence MSSNQTTNFCSVYGPVSSWRYGRSLGIDPIGTVSTCSFNCVYCQLGEIEVKTGDRAIYVPTEKILEDLKAFAPWDVDVITLSGSGEPTLALNLKEILQEIKQLTHRPLSVLTNATTLNDPDVCEALTFADRISVKLDAVSDDQLRRVSRPHPPISLDQLWQGIVRFRQQYRGEVGIQTMLLTPWDEATQAEYIRRMQELQPDEIQLNTPTRPKPLKHEFEGRGDHSNASDRPYPVRVLKQVSPEVLHAFARKIQDRTGILVRCAPTPAGVSG is encoded by the coding sequence ATGTCATCGAATCAAACCACTAACTTTTGTTCGGTTTACGGTCCGGTGTCCTCGTGGCGGTACGGGCGATCGCTCGGCATCGATCCGATCGGAACCGTTTCCACCTGCTCGTTTAATTGCGTGTACTGCCAGTTAGGCGAAATCGAAGTCAAAACAGGCGATCGGGCCATTTACGTTCCCACCGAAAAAATTCTCGAAGACCTCAAAGCCTTTGCCCCCTGGGACGTTGACGTGATTACCTTAAGTGGCAGTGGCGAACCGACCCTCGCCCTCAACTTAAAAGAAATTCTCCAAGAAATTAAACAACTCACTCACCGTCCCCTTTCCGTCCTCACCAACGCCACCACCTTAAACGATCCCGACGTTTGCGAAGCCCTTACCTTCGCCGATCGCATTTCCGTCAAGCTAGACGCCGTTTCCGACGACCAACTGCGACGGGTCAGCCGACCGCATCCGCCGATTAGCTTAGACCAGTTGTGGCAAGGTATCGTCCGCTTCCGCCAACAGTATCGCGGCGAAGTCGGCATTCAAACCATGCTGCTAACCCCGTGGGACGAAGCCACCCAAGCGGAATACATCCGCCGAATGCAAGAATTACAACCCGACGAAATCCAACTGAACACCCCCACGCGACCCAAACCCCTCAAGCACGAATTTGAAGGACGCGGGGACCACTCTAACGCGAGCGATCGCCCCTATCCCGTACGGGTTCTCAAACAAGTCAGTCCCGAAGTGCTGCACGCCTTCGCCCGCAAAATTCAAGATCGCACCGGAATTCTCGTCCGTTGCGCCCCCACCCCCGCCGGAGTCTCGGGTTGA
- a CDS encoding CsbD family protein: MSNDNKLEATAKNLEGKAQEAMGEVTGDPQDKAEGKAKQIEAQAEHAKENMKEKVKQKIDNA; this comes from the coding sequence ATGAGTAACGACAATAAGCTCGAAGCTACGGCGAAAAACTTAGAAGGAAAAGCTCAAGAAGCAATGGGCGAAGTGACGGGCGACCCCCAAGATAAAGCGGAAGGGAAAGCCAAACAAATCGAAGCCCAAGCGGAACACGCTAAAGAAAACATGAAAGAAAAGGTTAAGCAAAAAATCGATAATGCTTAA